A stretch of DNA from Anopheles bellator unplaced genomic scaffold, idAnoBellAS_SP24_06.2 scaffold00697_ctg1, whole genome shotgun sequence:
TACATGGCACCTGAAATCATTAAAGTAGTAGCCGCCAATGCACTGCGCGCCGCCAATGCACTAATcccactccgttccgttccgatctCCTTCACGGCCGGCAGGGTCAAAAATACAACCAAGCCGTCGACTGGTGGTCCTTCGGAGTGTTGGTCTACGAGATGCTCGTGGGCCAGTCACCGTTTAGCGGgtgcgacgaggacgagctgtTCTGGTCGATCTGCAACGAAATTCCATGGTTTCCGCACTATCTCTCGAAGGAAGCGCTGCGGTTACTGCAGTCGGTAAGTACCGCGCGGCTGGCAAACGGGACCTGCACCGTAATTACctacctttctctctctctctctctcgcgctgtTGCAGCTCCTGGAGAAGGATGCCTCGATCCGGCTCGGCGTGCTGAACACGATGGACGAGGAGAGTGACATCAAGTACCACCCGTTTTTTAATAGTATTACCTGGGACAAGCTGGAGAGAAGATCCGTGGAGCCACCGTTCAAGCCGCAGGTGGTAAGTCCATGGGCGCCCGTCGTCGccccgtccgtgtccgtgctcTACTCCTgtcactctccctctctctctctttctctgtgtctCACG
This window harbors:
- the LOC131214358 gene encoding putative protein kinase C delta type homolog, encoding MLVGQSPFSGCDEDELFWSICNEIPWFPHYLSKEALRLLQSLLEKDASIRLGVLNTMDEESDIKYHPFFNSITWDKLERRSVEPPFKPQVRHPLDTQYFDKQFTRERARLTPIDRNILASMDQAQFEGFTYTNPNNTLTKLREKQKKKTKKMYFCPQCGDIKVTYNMF